One genomic segment of Rubripirellula tenax includes these proteins:
- a CDS encoding PVC-type heme-binding CxxCH protein, with product MNFLHFRSVATVAMGWLSIVAIVVSSVAATATAQTPRTQTLGTQTLGAPSLDLQSGDHICLVGNALGERLQHHNEWESLLHQRFPDLNLTVRNLCFPGDEPNERIRSENFGDPDTHLAHSKASVILFFFGYNESFDDKAGLERFSQELTELVASTKTKDYGKGSPRIALVSPIAFENTGDPNLPDGEAHNGRLMMYTEAIREVAAKQDVAFADVFSSTQKLFADQNDRLTFNGCHLNEAGYAAFAPLLDAALFGPGGPTKVDPNVLREIDDKNFHWWHRYRAVNGFSIYGGRGKAGSDGTYNNTDVMERERAILDQMAAVRDARIWKLAAGETVNDQPDDSKTLAFITPKTNVGGANDRNRAKGKLGSLDYRPAAEQQKMFTLADGFEIQLVASEEQFPDLANPVALNFDNKGRLWVATMPSYPHWKPKTKMDDKILILEDNDGDGTADVCKTFAGGLHQPTGFELTADGAYIAEQPDILLARDTDGDDKADVVTRPLFGFDSADSHHGISAFEWGPGGNLYFQEGTFKFSQVESPDGLNRLGEAGIWAYHPKSERIGVFSNFAFANPWGHVFDRWGQNFIGDASPGNSYWAAPISGRMDYPLKHPGGSQHRRVASLGGGDPKYSFPTFYPKRVRPLSGCAMISSRHFPPEMQGNFLVTNVIGDRGVLSHEVREVENGAGFVGKEVPPLLMCDDGNFRPVDVQIAPDGSLYIVDWHNALIGHLQHNLRDPSRDTSHGRIWRIKHKTRPLLEPAKIAGEPIPALLELLKMPEDRTRYRTRRELAARESSDVVNELQKWMTSLDKSDENYEHHMMEALWIYQTHNVVNRELLETMLSTKDHRARAAATRVLSFWLDRVPNHLTLLEKCIGDENPTVRLEGVRAVSFLSGDSAVELALGVLESDMDDYLQYTLDETMRRLEQ from the coding sequence GTGAATTTCCTCCACTTTCGTTCCGTCGCCACAGTTGCGATGGGATGGTTGAGCATCGTCGCGATTGTCGTTTCATCCGTCGCCGCGACCGCGACTGCCCAGACGCCTCGTACTCAGACGCTTGGTACTCAGACGCTTGGTGCCCCGTCGCTCGACTTACAAAGCGGTGACCACATCTGTTTAGTCGGAAACGCGTTGGGAGAACGACTTCAGCATCACAACGAATGGGAATCGCTACTGCACCAGCGTTTTCCTGACTTGAATTTGACCGTCCGCAACTTGTGTTTTCCCGGCGACGAGCCGAATGAACGCATCCGTTCGGAAAACTTTGGCGATCCGGACACGCACCTTGCGCACAGTAAAGCGTCGGTGATCCTGTTCTTCTTCGGATACAACGAATCGTTTGATGACAAAGCTGGACTGGAACGGTTCTCGCAAGAGTTGACTGAATTGGTCGCGTCGACCAAGACAAAGGATTATGGCAAGGGCTCGCCGCGGATTGCATTGGTGTCACCGATCGCATTCGAGAACACGGGTGATCCCAATTTGCCCGACGGTGAAGCTCACAACGGGCGATTGATGATGTACACCGAAGCAATTCGGGAAGTCGCTGCGAAGCAAGACGTCGCTTTCGCCGACGTGTTTTCATCGACTCAAAAATTGTTCGCCGACCAAAACGATCGATTGACGTTCAATGGGTGCCATCTCAATGAAGCGGGATACGCTGCCTTTGCACCGCTATTGGACGCCGCATTGTTCGGCCCGGGTGGTCCGACGAAAGTTGATCCGAACGTACTTCGTGAAATCGACGATAAGAATTTCCACTGGTGGCATCGATACCGCGCAGTGAACGGATTTTCGATTTACGGTGGACGTGGCAAAGCGGGCAGCGACGGCACATACAACAACACCGACGTGATGGAGCGAGAGCGAGCGATTTTGGACCAAATGGCGGCGGTTCGCGATGCCCGCATTTGGAAACTGGCCGCGGGCGAAACGGTGAACGACCAACCCGATGATTCCAAGACACTTGCCTTCATCACCCCGAAAACGAATGTTGGTGGCGCAAACGACCGCAACCGGGCCAAGGGAAAACTTGGATCGCTGGACTATCGACCGGCCGCCGAACAGCAAAAAATGTTCACGCTGGCCGACGGATTCGAGATTCAACTGGTTGCATCAGAGGAACAGTTCCCCGATTTGGCGAACCCGGTCGCGCTAAACTTTGACAACAAGGGTCGTTTGTGGGTTGCGACCATGCCGTCGTATCCTCACTGGAAACCCAAGACGAAAATGGACGACAAGATTTTGATCTTGGAAGACAATGACGGCGACGGGACGGCGGACGTTTGCAAGACCTTTGCGGGCGGGCTACACCAACCGACGGGATTCGAATTGACCGCCGATGGTGCCTACATCGCCGAACAGCCGGATATTTTGCTTGCACGTGACACCGACGGCGACGACAAGGCCGACGTCGTGACTCGCCCGTTGTTCGGGTTTGATTCGGCCGACTCGCACCACGGCATTTCGGCGTTCGAATGGGGCCCCGGCGGAAACCTGTACTTCCAAGAAGGCACATTCAAGTTTTCTCAGGTCGAAAGTCCCGATGGGCTCAACCGCTTGGGCGAAGCCGGCATTTGGGCGTATCACCCCAAGTCGGAACGCATCGGTGTGTTCAGCAACTTTGCTTTTGCCAACCCGTGGGGTCACGTGTTTGATCGCTGGGGTCAAAATTTCATCGGCGATGCTTCACCAGGAAACAGCTATTGGGCCGCGCCGATATCCGGACGAATGGACTATCCCCTGAAACACCCCGGCGGCAGCCAACACCGACGTGTCGCGTCGCTTGGCGGCGGTGACCCGAAGTACTCATTCCCAACGTTCTATCCTAAGCGGGTTCGACCGTTGTCGGGATGCGCGATGATTTCGAGCCGACACTTTCCGCCAGAAATGCAAGGCAACTTTTTGGTCACCAACGTGATCGGTGATCGCGGGGTCCTCAGTCACGAAGTTCGTGAAGTCGAAAACGGGGCTGGGTTTGTTGGCAAGGAAGTCCCACCGTTGTTGATGTGCGACGACGGAAACTTCCGACCCGTCGATGTCCAGATTGCGCCCGACGGATCGTTGTACATCGTCGACTGGCACAACGCTTTGATCGGACACCTGCAGCACAACTTGCGTGACCCAAGCCGTGATACCAGCCACGGCCGGATCTGGCGAATCAAGCACAAGACGCGTCCGTTGTTGGAGCCAGCCAAGATCGCCGGTGAACCGATTCCAGCGCTACTTGAACTGTTGAAAATGCCAGAAGATCGCACGCGTTATCGCACCCGTCGCGAACTCGCGGCTCGTGAATCGTCGGACGTCGTCAATGAATTGCAAAAGTGGATGACGTCGTTGGACAAGAGCGACGAAAACTACGAACACCATATGATGGAAGCGCTGTGGATTTACCAGACTCACAACGTCGTCAATCGCGAACTGCTGGAAACGATGTTGTCCACAAAGGATCACCGTGCCCGAGCAGCAGCGACGCGGGTTCTTTCATTTTGGTTGGATCGCGTGCCCAACCATCTCACGCTCCTTGAAAAGTGCATCGGCGACGAGAATCCGACCGTGCGTTTGGAGGGCGTTCGTGCCGTCAGTTTCCTTTCCGGCGATTCAGCCGTAGAGTTAGCACTCGGCGTCTTAGAATCCGACATGGACGACTACTTGCAGTACACGCTTGACGAAACGATGCGTCGACTTGAACAGTAG
- a CDS encoding c-type cytochrome translates to MRLCFALLVVASCTTVCFADDHQHAPTSTPAPPTVFLDKSPRIVEYQLKRLDNTRLLMVPRKTDDAKYIPVYSAILARVGMSPQLRGEAVDALVALEKSSFASVLLDAITRVDGDERAVRRTRRELARMLLEHSPNDLVAHTDELTEATKADDSFIRSVGLASLVVAGNSSAAMERAESDNDATVSMLRAVDLLSDSKLRDSIRTFVARCLDDSTSVQVRGAAIDALGHISSDQSDTFQRVASLITDDKLRGSAVKTLLKVGDEHRDLATSQKLLADLVAVAEATPAADRTSGEFTDAMQLADRLMASASADDARQFRDRLSNVSVRMIRIKTVEEEMRYDIAYFAVEAGRPVQVVLENHDLMPHNLVICDPGTLKEVAQLGLEAGPTGGSTGLPYVPSSDRVIEATEMIAANGEARLTFTAPTEPGEYPYVCTFPQHWYRMYGVMVVVEDLDAWLKNPTEPANPIGSNRVFVQSWTLNDFKVDLDQAMVGRTPEFGKRIFAEASCAGCHKVAGEGGVVGPELTDVFPRWKGDRLGILREILDPSHKIDAKYVMQRVLTVDGRTISGVLVGEDDDSVSLMPSAEAKEPTVIAQDDIEAMVPSSVSMMPKALMDQYTKEEIFELMSYLESVAPNNGS, encoded by the coding sequence ATGCGTTTATGTTTCGCTTTGTTGGTCGTCGCATCGTGCACGACCGTTTGTTTCGCCGATGATCACCAACACGCGCCGACATCGACGCCCGCGCCGCCGACGGTGTTCTTGGACAAAAGCCCACGCATTGTCGAGTACCAACTGAAGCGACTCGACAACACCCGGTTGTTGATGGTGCCGCGAAAGACGGACGACGCCAAATACATCCCGGTCTACTCGGCAATTCTGGCACGCGTGGGCATGTCGCCACAACTTCGTGGTGAAGCCGTTGATGCGCTCGTGGCCTTAGAAAAATCCAGCTTCGCATCCGTTTTGCTGGATGCGATCACACGTGTGGACGGTGACGAACGTGCCGTCCGGCGAACTCGACGCGAACTCGCACGCATGCTGCTTGAACATTCCCCGAACGATTTGGTTGCTCACACTGACGAATTGACCGAAGCAACGAAGGCGGACGACTCGTTCATCCGTTCGGTTGGTTTGGCGAGCCTTGTCGTTGCCGGAAATTCGTCCGCTGCGATGGAGCGAGCCGAGTCGGATAACGACGCAACCGTGTCGATGCTTCGCGCGGTCGATTTGCTTTCCGATTCAAAACTTCGCGATTCGATTCGCACCTTTGTGGCCCGATGCCTAGACGATTCGACGTCGGTTCAAGTACGTGGCGCCGCCATCGATGCACTTGGCCATATATCGTCGGATCAGTCGGATACCTTCCAACGTGTTGCGTCTCTGATCACCGACGACAAACTTCGCGGTTCGGCTGTCAAGACTTTGTTAAAAGTTGGCGATGAACATCGTGACTTGGCCACCAGCCAGAAGCTGCTTGCCGATTTGGTCGCAGTGGCCGAAGCGACACCGGCAGCGGATCGAACCAGTGGTGAGTTTACCGATGCGATGCAGTTGGCTGATCGATTGATGGCCAGCGCATCCGCGGATGATGCACGCCAATTCCGCGACCGGCTCAGTAACGTTTCGGTACGGATGATTCGCATCAAAACGGTGGAAGAAGAAATGCGGTACGACATCGCCTACTTTGCCGTGGAAGCGGGCCGACCGGTCCAGGTGGTACTTGAGAACCACGATTTGATGCCGCACAACTTGGTCATTTGCGATCCAGGCACGTTGAAGGAAGTTGCTCAATTGGGACTGGAAGCCGGACCGACCGGTGGATCGACGGGGCTTCCCTATGTGCCGTCGTCGGATCGGGTCATCGAAGCGACAGAGATGATCGCGGCCAACGGGGAAGCCCGTTTGACGTTCACCGCGCCGACTGAACCGGGCGAGTATCCCTACGTTTGCACCTTCCCCCAACACTGGTATCGCATGTACGGCGTGATGGTCGTCGTCGAGGATTTGGACGCGTGGTTGAAGAACCCAACCGAACCAGCAAACCCGATCGGCAGCAACCGGGTGTTTGTTCAGTCATGGACGTTGAACGATTTCAAAGTCGACCTCGATCAGGCGATGGTGGGCCGAACTCCCGAATTCGGAAAGCGAATTTTCGCCGAAGCATCCTGTGCCGGTTGCCACAAGGTTGCTGGCGAAGGCGGAGTGGTCGGCCCCGAATTGACCGACGTTTTTCCGCGTTGGAAAGGTGACCGCTTGGGCATCCTTCGCGAGATCCTTGACCCGTCGCACAAGATTGACGCAAAGTACGTGATGCAACGTGTGCTTACCGTCGATGGCCGCACCATCAGCGGCGTCCTGGTCGGTGAAGACGACGACAGCGTCAGCTTGATGCCCAGTGCCGAAGCAAAAGAGCCGACCGTCATTGCCCAAGATGACATCGAAGCGATGGTGCCGTCGAGCGTTTCCATGATGCCCAAGGCATTGATGGACCAGTACACCAAGGAAGAGATTTTTGAACTGATGTCCTACCTGGAAAGTGTCGCGCCCAACAATGGCTCGTAA